The nucleotide sequence CGCTGGCAGAGATAAATGCAATGATTATTCTGTCGGGATTGAACTGGAAGGCACAGATACCCTGCCATATACCCCGGCGCAGTATGACACTTTGCGCCAACTGACCCGCACTTTATTCGCCCGTTATCCCCAGCTGACCCGTTCCCGCATTACCGGCCACGAATTTATCGCGCCTGGTCGTAAGACTGACCCGGGGTTGGCGTTCGACTGGCGCCACTATAAAACCGGGTTAAGTGACTAAAAAAAATTTGAGCTGTTTTACAAAAAGTGACATTTTTGTATGTGATAAAAATGTTAAAAAATTGGTCTGACCATTAACTTTTTGTGTGAATCTTGTTCGCAACATGCGGGATTCTGGTCTAAAGTTGCGATAATTTTTGGCTTTTATAGCACGAAATGAGGGGATTTACTGCTCGAACTACCATGACATGAATCAAGTTGTCGGTAGACATCCTCAATTATTTCTGTAAAATTTCTGTATATAGTTAAATTGGTATGACCAATTAACCGGTCGTAGGGTCGAACTGTCAGATAAAAAAGTACAAGAAGCAGATACGAATAAATGACTTATAAGCGTATTCGCCAGGCCAAGCTCTCAGACGTCATAGAGCAAGAACTTGAGCGACTGATCCTGGAGGGGATATGGTCCCCCGGAGACCAACTGCCGCCTGAACGAGAGTTAGCGCGGCAGTTTGACGTTTCGCGCCCATCGGTACGCGAAGCAATTCAACGCTTAGAAGCCAAACATCTGCTGACCCGTCGTCAGGGGGGAGGTACCTTTGTGTCGGATCAGTTATGGCAGAGCTTTTCTGATCCCCTGCTGGATTTGCTGGCAGCCCATCCTGAAACACAACTCGACTTACTTGAATCCCGCCATGCCCTTGAAGGATTGGCGGCTTATTATGCCGCTCTGCGTGGCAATGAAGACGACTTCGACCGTATCCGCGCCTGTCACAGCCGGATACAGGAAGCCCAGCAACAGGGTGATCTCAAATCTGAAGCTGCCGCTGTGATGCAGTATCTGATTGCGGTGACCGAATCCGCACATAATCTGGTACTGCTGCATATCATCCGCAGTCTCGCCCCCTTGCTGGAACAAAACGTATTACAAAACTTTGAACTCCTGAACCGTCGCCCTGAGGTGGTGGAGAAGGTGAGCAAACACCGAGCCGATATTGTGCATGCGATCGTTTCCGGGCAGCCGGAAATGGCGCGTGAAGCATCGCATGCACATTTGGCTTATATCGAGGAAACATTGTTGGATTTAACGCTTGAAGATAGCAGACGTGAACGCTCTCTTCGCAGGATTCAACAACGCAAGGACGGGCTGGATTAATACTTCCCTCATATAAGCCGAGGTCGGTATCAAACAGTCGCGACATTGTTAGGGGCGATAAAACCCTGGTTTTGTAGAATATCAACGAAAGGATAGATCGCATGTCTGAAGTCATGAAGCATGACGTGGACGCACTGGAGACTCAAGAGTGGCTAGCAGCCCTGGAGTCCGTCGTTCGTGAAGAAGGTGTAGAACGTGCACAGTACCTGCTGGAGCAAGTACTGGAAAAAGCGCGTCTGGGTGGAGTAGACATGCCAACGGGCATTACCACTAACTACATCAATACCATTCCTGCAGCTCAAGAGCCTGCGTATCCTGGTGATACCACGCTGGAACGTCGTATCCGTGCCATTATCCGCTGGAACGCCGTAATGATCGTACTGCGTGCCTCTAAGAAAGATCTGGAGCTGGGTGGCCACATGGCTTCTTTCCAATCTTCTGCGGCTTTCTACGAAGTGTGCTTTAACCACTTCTTCCGCGCAGCGAACGAAACAGACGGCGGCGACTTGGTGTACTACCAGGGCCACATCTCTCCGGGTATCTACGCTCGTGCCTTCCTTGAAGGTCGTCTGACTGAAGAGCAACTGGATAACTTCCGTCAGGAAGTGGACGGTAAAGGTCTGTCTTCTTACCCGCACCCTAAACTGATGCCTGAATTCTGGCAGTTCCCGACCGTATCTATGGGTCTGGGTCCAATCGCCTCGATTTATCAGGCGCGTTTCCTGAAGTACCTGCACGGCCGTGGTATGAAAGATACCTCTGCGCAGCGCGTCTACGCCTTCCTGGGTGACGGCGAGATGGATGAGCCAGAATCACGTGGTGCGATTTCTTTCGCTGCGCGTGAGAAACTGGACAACCTGTGCTTCCTGGTGAACTGTAACCTGCAACGTCTGGACGGCCCTGTAATGGGTAACGGCAGCATCATCCAGGAACTGGAAGGTCTGTTCAAAGGTGCAGGCTGGAACGTGGTGAAAGTGATCTGGGGTAACAACTGGGATTCTCTGCTGGCTAAAGATACCACAGGTAAACTGCTGCAGTTGATGAACGAAACCATCGACGGTGACTACCAGACGTTCAAATCCAAAGACGGCGCTTACGTGCGTGAGCACTTCTTCGGTAAATACCCAGAGACAGCCGCTCTGGTAGCAGACATGACTGACGACGAGATCTTCGCGCTCAAGCGTGGCGGTCACGAGTCTTCCAAACTGTATGCAGCCTTCAAGAACGCGCAAGACACCAAAGGCAAGCCAACGGTTATCCTGGCCAAAACCGTGAAAGGTTACGGCATGGGTGAAGCGGCTGAAGGTAAGAACATTGCGCACCAGGTGAAGAAAATGGACATGACGCATGTTCTGCACCTGCGTGATCGCCTGGGTCTGCAAGACCTGGTGTCTGAAGAAGACGTGAAGAACCTGCCTTACCTGAAACTGGAAGAAGGTTCAAAAGAGCACGAATACCTGCACGCACGCCGTAAAGCGCTGCACGGTTACACGCCGAAGCGTCTGCCGAACTTCACGCAAGAGTTCATCACACCTGAACTGGAAGAGTTCAAGCCGCTGCTGGAAGAGCAGAAGCGTGATATCTCAACCACTATGGGCTTTGTTCGTGCACTGAACGTGCTGTTGAAGAACAAGAACATCGGCAAGAACATCGTGCCTATTATTGCCGACGAAGCACGTACTTTCGGTATGGAAGGCCTGTTCCGTCAAATCGGTATCTACAACCCGCACGGTCAGACGTATACCCCTGAAGACCGCGGCGTTGTGTCTTACTACAAAGAAGACACCGCCGGTCAGGTACTGCAGGAAGGTATCAATGAGCTGGGTGCTATGTCTTCGTGGGTAGCTGCGGCGACCTCGTACAGCACCAACGACCTGCCAATGATTCCGTTCTACATCTACTACTCTATGTTCGGCTTCCAGCGTGTGGGCGACATGGCGTGGATGGCGGGTGACCAGCAAGCACGTGGCTTCCTGCTGGGTGCAACTGCCGGTCGTACAACCCTGAACGGTGAAGGTCTGCAGCACGAAGATGGTCACAGCCACATTTTGGCCAACACCATCCCGAACTGTATCTCT is from Photobacterium sp. TLY01 and encodes:
- the pdhR gene encoding pyruvate dehydrogenase complex transcriptional repressor PdhR yields the protein MTYKRIRQAKLSDVIEQELERLILEGIWSPGDQLPPERELARQFDVSRPSVREAIQRLEAKHLLTRRQGGGTFVSDQLWQSFSDPLLDLLAAHPETQLDLLESRHALEGLAAYYAALRGNEDDFDRIRACHSRIQEAQQQGDLKSEAAAVMQYLIAVTESAHNLVLLHIIRSLAPLLEQNVLQNFELLNRRPEVVEKVSKHRADIVHAIVSGQPEMAREASHAHLAYIEETLLDLTLEDSRRERSLRRIQQRKDGLD
- the aceE gene encoding pyruvate dehydrogenase (acetyl-transferring), homodimeric type, whose protein sequence is MSEVMKHDVDALETQEWLAALESVVREEGVERAQYLLEQVLEKARLGGVDMPTGITTNYINTIPAAQEPAYPGDTTLERRIRAIIRWNAVMIVLRASKKDLELGGHMASFQSSAAFYEVCFNHFFRAANETDGGDLVYYQGHISPGIYARAFLEGRLTEEQLDNFRQEVDGKGLSSYPHPKLMPEFWQFPTVSMGLGPIASIYQARFLKYLHGRGMKDTSAQRVYAFLGDGEMDEPESRGAISFAAREKLDNLCFLVNCNLQRLDGPVMGNGSIIQELEGLFKGAGWNVVKVIWGNNWDSLLAKDTTGKLLQLMNETIDGDYQTFKSKDGAYVREHFFGKYPETAALVADMTDDEIFALKRGGHESSKLYAAFKNAQDTKGKPTVILAKTVKGYGMGEAAEGKNIAHQVKKMDMTHVLHLRDRLGLQDLVSEEDVKNLPYLKLEEGSKEHEYLHARRKALHGYTPKRLPNFTQEFITPELEEFKPLLEEQKRDISTTMGFVRALNVLLKNKNIGKNIVPIIADEARTFGMEGLFRQIGIYNPHGQTYTPEDRGVVSYYKEDTAGQVLQEGINELGAMSSWVAAATSYSTNDLPMIPFYIYYSMFGFQRVGDMAWMAGDQQARGFLLGATAGRTTLNGEGLQHEDGHSHILANTIPNCISYDPTFAYEVAVIMQDGIRRMYGDQENVFYYLTLMNENYAMPAMPEGAEEGIRKGIYKLETYAGDKAKVQLMSSGTIMNEVRKAAQILSDDYGIASDVFSVTSFNELARDGQDAERYNMLHPEAEQKVSYIAEVMGTEPAIAATDYMKNYADQVRAFIPAESYKVLGTDGFGRSDSRENLRRHFEVNAGYVVVAALNELAKRGDVEKSAVAEAIKKFNIDADKINPLFA